GAGCCTCAAACGCAGTCTCGACTTCCCCGAGGATTCGGCCGGGCGGCGGATGCTCACCGACTTTATCGCCATCCCGCCGTTCTGGACGGTGGGGCAGACCATCGACTATCTGCGGCGCGAGCGCGAGCTGCCAGACGAATTCTACCAGCTCTATGTGGTCGACGCGGCCTACCAGGTGCTGGGCACCATTGCGCTGGACAAGTTCATCCGGGCGCCGCGCACCACCCCGATAGAAGCGCTGATGAACACCAATCTGGTGCTGGTCGACGCCAATGAGGACCAGGAAGAGGCGGCGCGCGACTTCGAGCGCTACGATCTGATCGAAGTGGGCGTGGTCGACGAAAGCAATCGCCTGGTCGGCGTGCTGACCATCGACGACATGGTCGACGTTATCCACGAAGAGGCCGACGAGGACATCAAGCTGCTGGCCGGCGTGGGCGACGAGGATATTTCCGACAGCACGGTGGATACGGCGCGCAGCCGCGTGCCCTGGCTGGTGATCAACCTGTTCTCGGCGGTTTGCGTGTCGCTGGTCATCGGGCTGTTCGACGCCACCATCGAGCAGATGGTGGCGCTGGCCGTGCTGATGCCGATCGTGGCCTCGATGGGCGGCAATGCCGGCACCCAGACGATGACGGTCACCGTGCGGGCGCTGTCGATGCGCGAGCTGGACGGGCGCCGCCTGCGCCGGCTGATCCGGCGTGAAATGGTGGTCGGGCTGATCAATGGCGTGATCTTTGCCATACTGATCGGGCTGGTGACCTGGCTGCGCTTTAACAACCTCGAACTGGGCGTGGTGATCGCGGCGGCGATGATCATCAATATGGCCGTGGCCGGCACGGCCGGTATCCTGATTCCGCTGACACTGGACAAGTTCAAGGCCGACCCGGCGATCGCCTCGGCGGTGTTCGTGACCACGATCACCGATGTGGTGGGGTTCTTCGCCTTTCTGGGGATTGCCGGGCTGTGGTTCGGGCTGTTCTAGGGCATGGCCGAGCCGGGCAAGATCATTTTCGTGCACGGCGCGTCGAGCAGTGGCAAGTCGACGATTGCGCGGGGTATCCAGGCGCGGATCGAACTGCCGTTCTGGCATATTTCCATCGACCATCTGCGCGATGCCGGTGTGTTGCCGACGGCCCGTTTCAAGAGCGGGGAATTTGACTGGAAGGCGGCGCGCAAGCCGTTCTTCGACGGATTCCACCAGTCGCTGGCGGCCTATGCTGGGGCGGGCAACAACCTGGTGCTGGAGCACATTCTCGATACTCCCGGCTGGCTGGACGAGCTGGTGGCGCTGTTTTCGCGCTTTGATGTGTTCTTTGTCGGGGTGCATTGCCCACTGCCGCTGCTGATCGAGCGCGAACAGGCGCGCGGTGACCGGCCGATCGGCAGTGCCGAACAGGATTTCCGCACCATCCATGCTGGCAAGAGTTACGATTTCGAGGTGCAGACCGACGCGGACGCCGATGAGAATGTCGCGCGGGTGATTGCGGCCTGGAATGCCAGGACGGGGGAGTCAGTGTTCAGGCGGTTGGCGCAGGGGCAGCGGGTGGTGCGTGGATAGGGTTTAGCTGAGGCTGCATTATGCCGCCGCTCAAGCTGGGCTATCGTGGCCTTCTTGTATGGAATCGCTATCCCTCAACGATTTGCCCTTTGGGCCGGCCGCTGCCATTCGAGCTGCCACTCGAGCGTAGCTCTCATGGCCTCCTCAGCTAAAATCGCGCCACTGGCGCGATTTTGCCTTTGGCACGCTTCGGAGTGTGACAACTTCGCCGCTTGCAAAGGATTTATGACAGGGTTAACGCTTTGATACCGGGAGTGTGGCGGAACGTTCCGCCGGCTTCCGGAGCAGTGAACGGCTGACAAGGAGCGATATATGCGTAGTCAACCGAGGGCCACTATGTGGCGTGCAGCAAGCTGGACAATGGTTTGCCTGCTCTCGATGGGATTGGTTTTCTCCGTGGTTGCTGGCGTTTAGGCGCTAGAGTTTTTCACTCACAAAATTTATGAACGGGCGCCCGAGCCACTCGGGCGCCCGTTGCTTTTGCCGGAAGGGTGTCGATGATCCACATGATCAAGCTGTGCGTGGGGGTGTCGAGCTTTGAGGAGCTCGAAAGCTACCGCAACGAGCGTGCGCATTGGTGGGGCGTCGACTATGGCGAGGACGTGCATGTGCACCGCACCCGCATGATGCCCAAGCGCGCCGCCGAGATGGAGGGCCTTGCCTCGATCTACTGGGTGATTGCCGGGCAGGTGACCTGCCGGCAGCCCATCCTGCGGCTGGCGCCCTATGAAGACGGCGAGGGCAAGAACTATTGCGACATCATCCTCGCCCCCGAGCTGATTCGGACGATTCCCTATCCCAAGCGACCGTTCCAGGGCTGGCGCTATCTTACGCCGGCCGATGCGCCGCCCGATCTGGGGGCCAATGAAAATGCCGGTTCGCTTGAACTTGCGGCGGACCTTGCCAAATTGGGACTGATCTAGCTGTTGGCAGGCGCCAATCTTAAGGGGCTATTAACCATAGCGGCCTCTGTTAGCGGTGTGCGGCAGGCGCATTGATTTGGGGGCGGCAATGGCGCGAAGCGGTGCGCATGTCATCGTGGTGGGCAATGAAAAGGGCGGTTCGGGGAAATCCACGACCGCCTTTCACCTGGCCATCTATCTGCTGCATGCCGGCTATCGCGTGGCCAGCGTGGATGTGGACAGCCGCCAGCAGACGCTGACCCATTATCTGCGCAACCGGCGCGCCTATGCGCAGGAGCGGGGGCTGACCCTGCCCAATCCGCAGCATTTCCATCTGCCATCGGCTTGGGGCGACTCGGTGCGCGAGAACGACAGGGCCGAGTTCGACGTGTTTCGGCGGGCCATTGGCGAGGTGGAGAACCGCGCCGATTTCGTCATCATCGATACGCCCGGCTTCGACACCAACCTGACCCGGCTGGCGCATTCGCTGGCCGATACGCTGGTGACCCCGGTCAATGACAGCCTGATCGACCTCAACGTTCTGGCCCGGGTGGATGCCCAGAGCGGCCAGCCGATCGAGACCAGCCATTATGCCAAGCTGGTGCAGCGGGCGCGTTCGGAGCGCCTGTCGGTGACCGGCGAGAGCGTCGACTGGGTTCTGGTGCGCAACCGCATTTCCATGCTGGGCTCGCGCAATGCGCGCCAGGTGCAGGTGACGCTGGACGCCATTGCCACGCGCTTTGGCTGCCGGGTGGCTGACGGCATTGCCGAGCGGGTGATCTTCCGCTCGCTGTTTGCCAGCGGGCTGACGGTGTTTGATCCGCTGGACGGCGACATGGGGGCCGAAGGCTCGAGCGTGTCGCATCTGGCGGCGCGGCAGGAATATCGGAACCTCGTGGCGGCGCTCAACCTGCCCATCACCCAGACCAGCGGGCAGGCCGCGGCCGAGGCGCTGCGGCTCTCCGCCTGAGGCGAAATTAAGCGTTTAACTACTATTGACCATGCCAAAGCTTGCCAGCCCGGCGGGAAAGCCGGACAATTGCGCCCAGAGATCGGGAGTAGGCAATGGCCGGACATGGCGTACATGTCATTGTAATCGGGAATGAAAAGGGCGGGTCGGGGAAATCCACCACGGCCTTTCACCTGGCCATCCAGCTGCTCTACGAGGGCTACAAGGTGGCCACGATCGATGTCGACAGCCGGCAGCAGACGCTGACCCACTATGTGCGCAACCGCCGGGAATGGGCGCATAATCGCGGCCTCAAGGTCCCCCATACCACCCATTTCCACCTGCCGGTGTCGCGCGGGGATTCGCTCAAGGCCAATCACCGCATCGAGTTCGACCTGTTCCGGCAGGCCGTGGGGGAGGTCGAGCATGACGCCGATTTCCTCATCATCGACACGCCCGGCTTCGACACCAACCTGACGCGGCTGGCGCATTCGCTGGCCGATACGCTGGTGACGCCGGTCAATGACAGCCTG
This sequence is a window from Devosia beringensis. Protein-coding genes within it:
- the mgtE gene encoding magnesium transporter; amino-acid sequence: MSTDSDTNPDPENGIDPNAFRDDDDRISPLWLERLRAFLSARRADDIALVMAELHAADIGDVLESLDASERVELVQLLGDRFDYSALTEVDESVRMQLMEELPNAEIARGVAGLDNDDAVTLLEDMEQVDRDEVLAKLPTFERLSLKRSLDFPEDSAGRRMLTDFIAIPPFWTVGQTIDYLRRERELPDEFYQLYVVDAAYQVLGTIALDKFIRAPRTTPIEALMNTNLVLVDANEDQEEAARDFERYDLIEVGVVDESNRLVGVLTIDDMVDVIHEEADEDIKLLAGVGDEDISDSTVDTARSRVPWLVINLFSAVCVSLVIGLFDATIEQMVALAVLMPIVASMGGNAGTQTMTVTVRALSMRELDGRRLRRLIRREMVVGLINGVIFAILIGLVTWLRFNNLELGVVIAAAMIINMAVAGTAGILIPLTLDKFKADPAIASAVFVTTITDVVGFFAFLGIAGLWFGLF
- a CDS encoding chloramphenicol phosphotransferase CPT family protein, with amino-acid sequence MAEPGKIIFVHGASSSGKSTIARGIQARIELPFWHISIDHLRDAGVLPTARFKSGEFDWKAARKPFFDGFHQSLAAYAGAGNNLVLEHILDTPGWLDELVALFSRFDVFFVGVHCPLPLLIEREQARGDRPIGSAEQDFRTIHAGKSYDFEVQTDADADENVARVIAAWNARTGESVFRRLAQGQRVVRG
- a CDS encoding DUF1489 family protein, with translation MIHMIKLCVGVSSFEELESYRNERAHWWGVDYGEDVHVHRTRMMPKRAAEMEGLASIYWVIAGQVTCRQPILRLAPYEDGEGKNYCDIILAPELIRTIPYPKRPFQGWRYLTPADAPPDLGANENAGSLELAADLAKLGLI
- a CDS encoding division plane positioning ATPase MipZ, with the translated sequence MARSGAHVIVVGNEKGGSGKSTTAFHLAIYLLHAGYRVASVDVDSRQQTLTHYLRNRRAYAQERGLTLPNPQHFHLPSAWGDSVRENDRAEFDVFRRAIGEVENRADFVIIDTPGFDTNLTRLAHSLADTLVTPVNDSLIDLNVLARVDAQSGQPIETSHYAKLVQRARSERLSVTGESVDWVLVRNRISMLGSRNARQVQVTLDAIATRFGCRVADGIAERVIFRSLFASGLTVFDPLDGDMGAEGSSVSHLAARQEYRNLVAALNLPITQTSGQAAAEALRLSA